The genomic region TGGTTTTAGCATAGTATGATTTTTAGGATCAACGATTTTCTCGCCATTTATAGTTACTGCACCAGCTTCAACCAACCTACGCCCCTCTGATGAACTTGTTACGGCTTCAAGTTCTTTTAATATATCTAGTATCCAAATGTCTTTATTATAAAACGATGACAAATCCACTTGTTGGGCATTACTATAATCTTTTTTCTGAAAGAGCTCTTCAAATACTTGTTGAGCTACATCTGCTTCTTGAGGTGACCAAAAACGAGTAATAATAGCGTGTGCTAATGCTTTTTTAAGTACCATAGGATGTGCAATATTCTGAGCAACATCATGTTTCATGCTCTCTATTTCTTGAGCAGTTTTATGGAGCACTACACTGTAATAACGCCACATAAGGTCATCCGAAAGTGACATTAATTTACCATATGCCTCACCTGCAGGCTCAGAAAGGCCTATAGCATTACCCAGGGATTTAGACATTTTATTAATACCATCAAGGCCTTCTAACAACGGTACAGTTAATATAACCTGCGGTTCTTGACCATAATGCTCTTGTAAATAACGTCCCATAAGTAAATTAAAGGTCTGATCAGTGCCACCAAGCTCAACGTCAGCATGCAGTGCTACCGAGTCATACCCTTGCATAAGTGGATAGAGTAGTTCATGAAAACCAATAGGCTGCTGAGCATCTATACGTGTTGCAAAATCTTCTCGCTCAATTAAACGAGCTAAAGTAACTTTACCACATAAGCTTACCCATTCGCGACTAGAAAGCTTATCGAGCCACTCAGAATTATAGCGTATAGTAATTTTTGCCGGATCGAGTACTTTACTTACTTGATTAAAATAGGTTTCTGTATTATAAGCTATTTGCTCATCAGTAAGCGCTGGACGTGTTTTTGAGCGGCCTGTAGGATCGCCAATACGTGCAGTAAAGTCACCAATTAAAAAAATAACTTCGTGGCCCATATCTTGAAATTGACGCAATTTAGAAAGTACTACCGCGTGGCCTAAATGAAGATCAGCTGACGTAGGATCTGCACCTAATTTAATGCGCAAAGGCCTACCAAGTTCTAATTTTTTTATAAACGCTTCTTGGGGAATAACTTGTTCTGTACCAGCACGTAGTTTTTCCAAAACTTCTTGTTTGTTCATGTTAGTTTCTTATGTTTTTAAAAAGTTAAGATAGTATGCCTAAAAAATAGGTAATATAATGAGCTGCTCTTATAATCAAGCTAAAAAATATATTTGAAACAAAAGGCTTAAAGAGAAAAAAACCCAGCAACGTTCCAAAAGTTAAAATGTTTTCAGAATGGTTTGCGTAAGTATACGATTTTTCAACGCCAATAAAAAGAAACAGTCGTATCATATTGTAAATAAAATTAAGAACAGCTATATACAAGTTAAGCACAATGCTTGCAGCAATAAGCAGGCCAATAAGTATTACACTAGAAGAATATCCTTCAAAAATACTTAAAATCCGACCGAAATCTAGTTTTTCTTGAGAGTGAAAAACAATACTTAAAAAACGATAGGTAGGATTCTCGCCAAATACTGCTAGAGATACAACTAACGTTCCCATAGCCAATATAAGAGCACATAACGTTGATGTTAAATAAGCTAATAGTACACGGGGTAGCCTTAAATAACCTTGTATTCTCTGAGCATTAATAGGAACCGGCATATGCCAGCCAATACCTAATAATACGCAGGCAATAAAGCCTACAAGGTCTATATGCCTTTCAGGACTGAGAGCTAAATAGCCCAGCTCTTTAGCTGTTGGATCTCCTAACTTATCTATAAACCATGTTTGTAGATAACCATTTACTGTACAAACAATAACGTAGGCTAAACCTAAAATAACGGCCGATGAGGCAAAAGTAAGTATATCAACACTAGACATAAAAAAATATTTCGTTGTAATGAGCTTTATTTGTGTACTTAAGTAGCTTTAGTTTAAGAGAATTTTACTCTAGGGTCAACTGGGACAGCCTGTT from Candidatus Dependentiae bacterium harbors:
- a CDS encoding tyrosine--tRNA ligase, whose product is MNKQEVLEKLRAGTEQVIPQEAFIKKLELGRPLRIKLGADPTSADLHLGHAVVLSKLRQFQDMGHEVIFLIGDFTARIGDPTGRSKTRPALTDEQIAYNTETYFNQVSKVLDPAKITIRYNSEWLDKLSSREWVSLCGKVTLARLIEREDFATRIDAQQPIGFHELLYPLMQGYDSVALHADVELGGTDQTFNLLMGRYLQEHYGQEPQVILTVPLLEGLDGINKMSKSLGNAIGLSEPAGEAYGKLMSLSDDLMWRYYSVVLHKTAQEIESMKHDVAQNIAHPMVLKKALAHAIITRFWSPQEADVAQQVFEELFQKKDYSNAQQVDLSSFYNKDIWILDILKELEAVTSSSEGRRLVEAGAVTINGEKIVDPKNHTMLKPDMYIKVGKHRFYKTI